A region from the Phycisphaerales bacterium genome encodes:
- the guaB gene encoding IMP dehydrogenase: protein MPNLASQPAATTSSHPASTPRPSTGGFLPGTKIAFDGITFDDVLLLPRRSGVMPAEADTTTRLTRAISLHIPLLSAPMDTVTESALAIALAQEGGLGFIHKNLSTEAQAREVAKVKRSANGIIADPITLGPTDTVARARDLMRQYNVSGFPVTEDGSSVAGGSLRGKGKVLGIITRRDLKFVEDNATTVADVMSGPSNGKALITAAAGTTLAEAEGVLNKAKVEKLILTDGKGNLAGLITMRDIDRLSQFPRSCRDARGRLRCGAAVGVDQYDRVEALLDAEVDVIVVDTAHGHSENVLRSVRTIKALPRVARGDVQIIAGNIATPEAARDLIEAGADAIKVGIGPGSICTTRVVTGVGVPQITAVMHVAQQVKDMGVDIPVIADGGIRHSGDIPKAIAAGAHVVMLGSLFAGLEESPGEMIITHGRRYKSYRGMGSEGAMNAGSADRYGQADKAAAAKKFVPEGVEGLVPFRGTLAEFVYQLVGGLRSAMGYCGCPTIEDLRTHARFCKVSTATVVENHPHDITITKESSNYLAGRGKD, encoded by the coding sequence ATGCCGAACCTCGCCAGCCAGCCCGCCGCCACGACCTCCAGCCATCCCGCTTCGACGCCGCGTCCCTCGACGGGCGGATTCCTCCCCGGCACCAAGATCGCCTTCGACGGCATCACGTTTGACGACGTGCTGCTCCTCCCGCGACGTTCTGGCGTGATGCCCGCCGAGGCCGACACGACCACGCGGCTCACCCGCGCCATCTCCCTCCATATCCCGCTCCTCTCGGCCCCGATGGACACCGTCACCGAGTCGGCGCTGGCGATCGCCCTCGCCCAAGAGGGCGGCCTGGGCTTCATCCACAAGAACCTCTCCACCGAGGCCCAGGCGCGCGAGGTCGCCAAGGTCAAACGCTCCGCCAACGGCATCATCGCCGACCCCATCACCCTTGGCCCCACCGACACCGTCGCCCGGGCGCGGGACCTGATGCGTCAGTACAACGTCTCGGGCTTTCCCGTCACCGAGGACGGCTCGTCCGTCGCCGGGGGGAGCCTCCGCGGCAAGGGCAAGGTCCTGGGCATCATCACTCGGCGTGACCTCAAGTTCGTCGAGGACAACGCGACCACCGTCGCCGACGTGATGAGCGGCCCGAGCAACGGCAAAGCCCTCATCACCGCCGCCGCGGGCACAACACTCGCCGAGGCCGAAGGTGTATTGAACAAAGCGAAAGTCGAGAAACTCATCCTGACCGACGGGAAAGGGAATCTCGCGGGCCTCATCACGATGCGCGACATCGACCGCCTCAGCCAGTTCCCACGCTCCTGTCGCGACGCTCGCGGCCGGCTCCGCTGCGGGGCGGCCGTCGGCGTGGACCAGTACGACCGCGTCGAGGCGCTCCTCGATGCCGAGGTCGATGTGATCGTCGTCGACACCGCCCACGGGCACAGCGAGAACGTCCTTCGCTCAGTTCGCACGATCAAGGCGCTGCCACGTGTTGCGAGGGGCGACGTCCAGATCATCGCGGGCAACATTGCCACGCCCGAAGCCGCCCGCGACCTTATCGAGGCGGGCGCCGACGCCATCAAGGTCGGCATCGGGCCCGGCTCGATCTGCACCACTCGCGTTGTCACCGGCGTCGGCGTCCCCCAGATCACCGCCGTCATGCACGTCGCCCAGCAGGTCAAGGACATGGGCGTGGACATCCCCGTCATCGCCGATGGCGGGATCCGCCACAGCGGCGATATCCCCAAGGCCATCGCCGCGGGCGCCCACGTCGTCATGCTCGGCTCGCTCTTTGCCGGGCTCGAGGAAAGCCCCGGCGAGATGATCATCACCCACGGCAGGCGTTACAAGAGTTACCGCGGCATGGGCTCCGAGGGCGCGATGAACGCGGGGAGCGCCGACCGCTATGGCCAGGCCGACAAGGCTGCCGCCGCCAAGAAGTTCGTCCCCGAGGGCGTCGAGGGACTCGTCCCCTTCCGAGGCACACTCGCCGAGTTTGTCTATCAACTCGTGGGTGGCCTTCGCAGCGCGATGGGATACTGCGGCTGCCCCACCATCGAGGACCTCCGCACCCACGCCCGATTCTGCAAGGTCTCCACGGCGACCGTAGTGGAGAATCATCCCCACGACATCACGATCACCAAGGAATCGTCGAACTACCTCGCGGGGCGAGGGAAAGATTGA
- a CDS encoding glycogen debranching enzyme family protein, whose translation MQHDASIDPQPNPLAEVSLRGRTLREWARSEWVLTNSLGGFAMGTVSATPERRYHALLIAATKPPVGRVVALSAVDEVVVLEAQGGNGCVALRRESLSSFRWASMPASATTVNPALVRFSMEPGVVRWEYRPGGRESGVTIRKELALAHGRNACVLRYTITAPNRRAWLELRPLVALRDFHELLGGVLEAERYTVGVESDRELVVDAGAERVRVMVKSSREDRRALAPPRLRPEVHVWKDFEYRKDLERGMPGRESLLCPGVFVAECGGGRGHADPHAPIIEVAAWCDEDEPPTFDQVVASNAARTRTLVRLAQATSLERRALVLAADQFVVRRVERDQGEVSSIIAGYPWFSDWGRDTMIALRGLLISTGRLDEARECLLAFAHLRRDGLIPNCFDNGSGEAEYNTVDASLWFLQAACDLAQTPGGHDVVRGEILDACLDIIESYSRGTRFSIGVDPADGLVSAGDATTQLTWMDAKRNGVVFTPRWGKPVEINALWISGLRRVASLLGSLERKGSEKLNAWADRAGESFLAKFWDHQRRCLIDALTPTRGGDETRSTEIRPNQIFAAALSGVPLTQTQRQGVVACVREHLLTPMGLRTLSPQDPKYKPRFEGPLFDRDAAYHNGTVWPWLIGAYGEAVLRAGCFSPMARHEAASAIEPLERELLGRGRETPPSVLQLCEVYDADSTPSRPRRGDGCMAQAWSIAEVLRVRTLLESNERPRESTAPSPRRAGVRRP comes from the coding sequence ATGCAGCATGACGCCTCGATCGATCCCCAACCGAACCCCCTGGCCGAGGTCTCCCTGCGCGGTCGGACGCTGCGAGAGTGGGCCCGGAGCGAGTGGGTGCTCACCAACAGCCTGGGCGGGTTCGCGATGGGGACCGTCTCCGCAACGCCCGAGCGGCGGTATCACGCCTTGCTGATCGCGGCGACAAAGCCGCCGGTGGGACGCGTAGTCGCCCTGTCGGCGGTGGATGAGGTCGTCGTTCTGGAGGCTCAGGGCGGGAACGGCTGCGTCGCGCTCCGGCGGGAGTCACTGTCGTCGTTCCGCTGGGCGAGCATGCCGGCGTCGGCCACGACCGTGAACCCGGCGCTCGTGCGCTTCTCGATGGAGCCGGGCGTGGTCCGCTGGGAGTATCGCCCCGGCGGTCGCGAGTCGGGAGTGACGATCCGCAAGGAACTGGCGCTCGCGCATGGACGCAACGCGTGCGTGCTCCGGTACACCATCACCGCGCCCAACCGCCGGGCGTGGCTGGAACTCCGCCCGTTGGTGGCGCTGCGTGACTTCCACGAGTTGCTCGGCGGCGTGCTCGAGGCGGAGAGATACACCGTGGGCGTCGAGAGCGATCGCGAGTTGGTTGTGGATGCCGGGGCCGAGCGCGTGCGTGTGATGGTGAAATCCTCGCGCGAGGATCGGCGAGCACTGGCGCCGCCCAGGCTTCGTCCCGAGGTCCACGTGTGGAAGGACTTTGAGTATCGCAAGGATCTCGAGCGGGGGATGCCGGGGCGGGAGTCATTGCTCTGTCCGGGCGTCTTCGTCGCGGAGTGCGGCGGCGGGCGCGGGCACGCCGATCCGCATGCGCCGATCATCGAGGTCGCCGCCTGGTGCGACGAAGACGAGCCGCCGACATTCGATCAGGTCGTGGCCTCGAACGCGGCACGCACCCGCACGCTTGTTCGCCTGGCGCAGGCCACGAGTCTCGAGCGTCGCGCGCTCGTGCTCGCCGCGGATCAGTTCGTTGTGCGGCGTGTCGAACGCGACCAGGGCGAGGTCTCGTCGATCATCGCGGGGTATCCGTGGTTCAGCGACTGGGGGCGCGACACGATGATCGCGCTCCGCGGGCTGCTCATTAGCACCGGACGCCTCGACGAGGCGCGCGAGTGCCTCCTCGCCTTCGCCCACTTGCGCCGCGACGGACTGATCCCCAACTGCTTCGATAACGGGAGCGGCGAGGCCGAGTACAACACCGTGGACGCGTCGCTGTGGTTCCTCCAGGCCGCGTGCGACCTCGCCCAGACGCCGGGCGGGCACGACGTGGTGCGTGGCGAGATCCTCGACGCCTGCCTCGACATCATCGAGTCGTACTCGCGGGGCACGCGCTTCTCGATCGGCGTCGATCCCGCCGATGGTCTCGTGAGCGCGGGCGACGCGACGACGCAACTGACGTGGATGGACGCGAAGCGTAACGGCGTGGTCTTCACGCCGCGATGGGGGAAGCCCGTGGAGATCAACGCCCTGTGGATCTCGGGGCTTCGGCGCGTCGCGTCGCTGCTCGGATCGCTCGAACGCAAGGGATCGGAGAAGTTGAACGCGTGGGCGGATCGCGCGGGCGAGTCCTTCCTCGCAAAGTTCTGGGATCACCAACGTCGTTGTCTCATCGACGCCCTCACGCCGACACGCGGCGGCGACGAGACACGATCGACAGAGATCCGTCCGAACCAGATCTTCGCGGCGGCCCTCTCCGGTGTGCCACTCACCCAGACGCAGCGTCAGGGCGTCGTCGCGTGTGTTCGCGAGCATCTGTTGACGCCGATGGGCCTTCGCACGCTCTCGCCCCAGGATCCGAAGTACAAGCCGCGGTTCGAGGGCCCGCTCTTTGATCGTGACGCGGCGTATCACAACGGGACGGTCTGGCCCTGGCTCATCGGGGCGTATGGCGAGGCGGTGTTGCGGGCCGGCTGCTTCTCGCCCATGGCTCGCCACGAGGCGGCGTCGGCGATCGAGCCGCTCGAGCGTGAGTTGCTTGGTCGCGGGCGCGAGACGCCGCCGAGCGTGCTGCAACTCTGCGAGGTCTACGACGCGGACTCGACGCCGAGTCGCCCACGCCGTGGCGACGGGTGCATGGCCCAGGCGTGGTCGATCGCGGAGGTGCTGCGCGTGCGCACCCTTCTCGAAAGCAACGAGCGTCCGCGCGAGTCTACCGCGCCTTCGCCACGACGCGCCGGCGTGCGGCGTCCATGA
- a CDS encoding ATP-binding protein produces the protein MTMGRTFADARTGMAAHDVPNASERAGGDRGTTRAPSPVPSSPARQDADERVLSAIREHVGQDQFDRYFGEGTSATVRDSALEIAVPNQTVARLIERRFGRTLADAAGVLGSGAPSEVRILVDRTNAPAPSETPESRPVASPAQPTLTHVRPRRTLSDLGDKTFQGFVVGPSNRVAFEACRRVAQGDRALPCVFIHGGCGMGKTHLLRASTRAFTESHHGARIRYVTAEEFTNEFVEALRTSKVDSFRKAYRRLDLLCIDDVHFFASKEATQSELLHTLDAIAGTGARLILASDEHPKDLRKISKHLASRFSAGPVVKIDPLDDTTRRDVIRHLAHLRGLSLTDDAVGVMASLAAQACNRHGEPASVRDIEGMIVQTIATRNVLGSSAEEISDAGLVRRALQGTRDSGASRPRRPIAPDLIIAETCALLRVERAEFVGKGRHKRVVMARALVARLARELTTLSYPEIARAMGRPNHSTIITACKKLAGDLESSPPLTLVDEVALGLSPEARATTLPELMDAARRRVVAKAR, from the coding sequence GTGACGATGGGCCGAACCTTTGCCGACGCACGGACAGGGATGGCGGCACACGACGTGCCGAACGCGTCAGAACGAGCGGGCGGGGACCGGGGCACGACGCGTGCTCCGTCCCCCGTCCCGTCCTCGCCAGCCCGCCAGGACGCCGACGAGCGTGTCCTGAGCGCCATCCGCGAGCACGTCGGGCAGGACCAGTTCGATCGATACTTCGGCGAGGGCACGAGCGCGACCGTCCGCGACTCGGCGCTTGAGATTGCCGTTCCGAATCAGACCGTTGCACGCCTCATCGAGAGGCGATTCGGGCGCACGCTCGCCGACGCCGCGGGGGTTCTCGGCTCGGGCGCGCCGAGCGAGGTGCGCATTCTGGTCGATCGCACGAACGCGCCGGCTCCCAGCGAGACGCCTGAGTCCCGCCCGGTTGCATCTCCGGCCCAACCCACACTCACTCACGTCCGCCCGAGGCGCACGCTGAGCGACCTGGGCGACAAGACCTTCCAGGGGTTCGTGGTCGGCCCGTCGAATCGCGTCGCGTTCGAGGCCTGCCGGCGCGTGGCCCAGGGCGATCGCGCCCTCCCCTGCGTCTTCATCCACGGCGGATGCGGCATGGGCAAGACCCACCTCCTCCGCGCCAGCACCAGAGCCTTCACAGAGTCGCACCACGGCGCGAGAATCCGCTACGTGACGGCCGAGGAGTTCACCAACGAGTTCGTCGAGGCGCTCCGCACCAGCAAGGTGGATTCATTCCGCAAGGCCTACCGCCGACTCGACCTGCTCTGCATCGACGACGTCCACTTCTTCGCGAGCAAGGAGGCAACGCAGAGCGAACTCCTGCACACGCTCGACGCGATCGCCGGCACCGGGGCGCGCCTCATCCTCGCGAGCGACGAGCACCCCAAGGACCTCCGCAAGATCAGCAAGCACCTCGCCAGCCGTTTCTCGGCCGGTCCCGTCGTGAAGATCGATCCGCTCGATGACACGACTCGACGCGACGTCATCCGCCACCTGGCGCACCTCCGCGGGCTCTCGCTCACCGACGACGCGGTGGGCGTGATGGCGAGCCTCGCCGCCCAGGCCTGCAACCGTCACGGCGAGCCGGCCTCGGTCCGCGACATCGAGGGAATGATCGTCCAGACCATCGCGACGCGGAACGTGCTGGGCAGCAGCGCCGAAGAGATCAGCGATGCGGGGCTTGTCCGCCGGGCGCTCCAGGGCACGCGCGACTCGGGCGCCAGCAGACCTCGTCGCCCCATCGCCCCGGATCTCATCATCGCCGAGACGTGCGCGCTGCTCCGCGTGGAGCGCGCCGAGTTCGTCGGCAAGGGCCGCCACAAGCGCGTGGTGATGGCCCGGGCGCTCGTGGCGCGACTCGCCCGCGAACTGACCACGCTGAGTTACCCCGAGATCGCCCGAGCGATGGGACGTCCTAACCACTCGACGATCATCACCGCGTGCAAGAAACTCGCGGGCGACCTGGAGTCGTCGCCACCGCTCACGCTGGTCGATGAGGTCGCGCTGGGTCTCTCGCCCGAGGCCAGAGCGACCACGCTCCCCGAACTCATGGACGCCGCACGCCGGCGCGTCGTGGCGAAGGCGCGGTAG
- a CDS encoding GNAT family N-acetyltransferase, with amino-acid sequence MTQAIPTQPGFADDDQDRLAPGVRIIQGDRFHALRIARRLVGQRVPNIDQAARNLVASAQSHNIDFSLAFASVLGSDDSVPVRQVALGVLGAGRTAMTFFSEPGPGGDPDGPDAACAERSACMRALCDHVRRSRAHEAAIAQALPEPEHDWAVTPLIRSGFQSVGTLLYLRRQPGTLPEIRLPAGSGVHARAVADLPGRDRDRILIAALDASYEGTLDCPELCGLRSTRDILESHKATGSFDPTSWWVYVVDHQPVGCLLLSKSAEHGTIELVYMGLGSALRGRGLGKPLLVDGLRRICGRHPGFGVACAVDERNTPARKVYESLGFTAFARRQAWVCPLSTETP; translated from the coding sequence GTGACCCAAGCCATACCAACTCAACCAGGCTTCGCCGACGACGACCAGGACCGCCTGGCACCCGGCGTTAGGATCATCCAGGGCGACCGATTCCACGCCCTGCGGATCGCGCGTCGGCTTGTCGGGCAGCGTGTCCCGAACATCGACCAAGCCGCCCGCAATCTCGTCGCCTCCGCCCAGTCTCACAACATCGACTTCTCGCTCGCCTTCGCGAGTGTGCTCGGCTCCGACGACTCTGTTCCTGTTCGCCAGGTAGCCCTCGGCGTCCTCGGCGCGGGGCGGACGGCGATGACGTTCTTCTCCGAGCCAGGTCCGGGCGGTGACCCAGACGGCCCCGATGCCGCGTGTGCCGAGCGGTCGGCATGCATGCGGGCGCTCTGCGACCATGTGCGCCGCTCGCGCGCGCACGAGGCGGCGATCGCTCAAGCCCTTCCCGAGCCTGAGCACGATTGGGCCGTCACACCCTTGATCCGGTCCGGGTTCCAGTCGGTGGGCACGCTGCTCTACCTGCGACGCCAGCCGGGCACGCTCCCCGAGATTCGCCTCCCCGCGGGATCGGGCGTGCACGCGCGCGCGGTGGCGGACCTTCCTGGGCGCGATCGCGATCGGATTTTGATCGCCGCATTGGATGCGAGTTACGAGGGGACGCTCGATTGTCCGGAACTGTGCGGTCTCCGTTCGACTCGGGACATCCTCGAGTCGCACAAGGCCACGGGGTCGTTCGACCCCACGTCATGGTGGGTGTATGTCGTGGACCATCAGCCGGTGGGGTGCCTGCTGCTGAGCAAGAGTGCCGAGCATGGCACGATCGAGTTGGTGTACATGGGTCTCGGGTCTGCGTTGCGGGGTCGCGGGCTTGGGAAACCGTTACTCGTGGACGGTTTGCGTCGGATCTGCGGGCGGCATCCCGGCTTCGGGGTGGCGTGCGCGGTCGACGAGCGGAACACGCCGGCGCGAAAGGTGTACGAATCCCTTGGATTCACGGCGTTTGCGCGACGCCAGGCGTGGGTCTGTCCACTCTCGACTGAAACGCCTTGA
- a CDS encoding VWA domain-containing protein — protein sequence MPGGLHLGASVLASIHFGPLQFDRPWWLILIPVLGVIAVVIATVNMSGLGRVTRVMSLVVRLLVIALIGMSLAEPQWRREAKDVATTLVLDTSDSVPGKLREDVTTYTRLVLQNADPSNERFGLVTVAKDPVVQAMPSLKARDFGFSYVGESSATDLAGGLRSALAIAPSDAMNRIIVASDGNETVGNILKVAELAKAMQIPVDVLPLKFSYDSEVIVERLAAPGSVREGEMVSLRVVINATKPASGRLAILVNGQEQDLNGDEPGNSVPIDLQAGSNVRQLTIPAMAKGALEFEAKFLPNEQAGVYVGDSRPENNVGSTVTFVAGEARVLMITEDDASAAPILKALGEAEIKTEVVHADAAPQTLTEFNGYDLIVLMNEPAYSFSERQQEDLRQYVHDSGGGLIMIGGDQSFGAGGWIGSPLEDALPVKLDPPQKRQMPKGALALVMHSIEMPQGVFWGKKVASSAVDALSRLDYVGINEYRGGMGPGTNQGVEWVYPMSLVGDGTRVKQAIQTLQFGDMPDFTPSLELAYQALFKTDAGQRHVIMISDGDPQTPGTSLLDKFRDAKITVSTVGVFPHSGSDTSRMAYISTYTGGRHYHVDTQAALATVPQIFVKEAQTVRRSLIQEYPGGFQPKVLAGISETLRGISSVPVVRGWVVTAEREGLALTTIKAKEGDPILAQWQHGLGKVVAYTSDAATRWNSDWVSWSNFRSFWEQHARWAMRPTGSANVRAWTESRGDETVIRVQALDSNGERLDFARFAGRIASPKGSESSEVEFKQTGPGMYEAVVSTSQAGTHVAGIRYVAPNPMGEGTLEGSLQVAINRPFADEYRATRDNTALLVQVAKSTGGRVLTFDPQKDTVWEKAGLRVPVALRPIWLALALIGVGVFLMDVAVRRVRIDIPGMVRAVRRGMGRGAAKSGEQITSLKAARATARQRMSTREMSQAERESVRAAESAMAAAKVKFEASPERAKKTSGEVALGGADARPTPTTPRSPQKDGGASDPEGMSRLLKAKRKAQDDMQD from the coding sequence ATGCCGGGCGGACTGCATCTTGGAGCGTCGGTGCTGGCGTCGATCCATTTCGGGCCGTTGCAGTTCGATCGTCCGTGGTGGCTGATCCTGATACCGGTGCTGGGCGTGATCGCGGTGGTGATCGCGACGGTGAACATGTCGGGGCTGGGGCGGGTGACGCGGGTGATGTCGCTGGTGGTTCGGCTGCTGGTGATCGCGCTGATCGGGATGTCGCTGGCGGAGCCGCAGTGGAGGCGTGAGGCGAAGGACGTGGCGACGACGCTGGTGTTGGACACGAGCGACAGCGTGCCCGGAAAACTTCGCGAGGACGTCACGACATACACACGGCTGGTGCTGCAGAACGCGGACCCGTCGAACGAGCGATTCGGGCTGGTGACGGTGGCGAAGGACCCGGTGGTGCAGGCGATGCCCAGCCTGAAGGCTCGCGACTTCGGGTTCTCGTATGTGGGCGAGTCGAGCGCGACGGATCTGGCCGGGGGGCTTCGGTCGGCGCTGGCAATCGCGCCGAGCGACGCGATGAATCGCATCATCGTGGCGAGCGACGGGAACGAGACGGTCGGGAACATCTTGAAGGTCGCGGAACTCGCCAAGGCGATGCAGATTCCGGTGGACGTGCTGCCTCTGAAGTTCTCGTACGACAGCGAGGTGATCGTCGAGCGATTGGCGGCGCCGGGGAGCGTTCGCGAGGGCGAGATGGTGTCGCTGCGCGTCGTGATCAATGCGACCAAGCCCGCGAGCGGACGACTGGCGATCCTGGTCAACGGGCAGGAACAGGATCTCAACGGCGACGAGCCTGGGAACAGCGTGCCGATCGACCTCCAGGCGGGGTCGAACGTGCGCCAGTTGACGATCCCCGCGATGGCGAAGGGGGCGCTGGAGTTCGAGGCGAAGTTCCTTCCCAATGAGCAGGCGGGCGTGTATGTCGGCGATTCACGTCCGGAGAACAACGTCGGGAGCACGGTGACGTTTGTCGCGGGTGAGGCGCGCGTGCTGATGATCACCGAGGACGACGCGTCGGCGGCCCCGATCCTGAAGGCGCTGGGCGAGGCGGAGATCAAGACGGAGGTGGTGCACGCCGATGCGGCTCCGCAGACGCTCACGGAGTTCAACGGGTATGACCTGATCGTGCTGATGAACGAGCCGGCGTACAGCTTTTCCGAGCGCCAGCAGGAGGACCTGCGTCAGTATGTCCACGACAGCGGCGGCGGGTTGATCATGATCGGGGGGGATCAGTCGTTCGGGGCCGGGGGCTGGATCGGCTCGCCGCTTGAGGATGCGCTGCCGGTCAAGCTTGACCCGCCGCAGAAGCGGCAGATGCCCAAGGGAGCGCTGGCGCTGGTGATGCACTCGATCGAGATGCCCCAGGGAGTCTTCTGGGGGAAGAAGGTGGCCTCGTCGGCCGTCGATGCGCTCTCTCGGCTGGATTACGTCGGCATCAACGAGTATCGCGGCGGGATGGGCCCGGGAACGAACCAGGGCGTCGAGTGGGTGTATCCCATGTCTCTCGTGGGCGACGGCACGCGCGTGAAGCAGGCGATCCAGACGCTGCAGTTCGGCGACATGCCCGACTTCACCCCATCGCTGGAGTTGGCGTATCAGGCGCTCTTCAAGACTGATGCCGGGCAGCGACACGTCATCATGATCAGCGATGGCGATCCGCAGACGCCGGGCACGAGTCTGCTCGACAAGTTCCGCGACGCGAAGATCACGGTCAGCACGGTCGGCGTCTTTCCGCACAGCGGGAGCGACACGAGCCGCATGGCGTACATCTCGACGTATACAGGCGGACGGCACTACCACGTGGACACTCAGGCCGCCCTCGCGACGGTGCCGCAGATCTTCGTGAAGGAGGCGCAAACGGTGCGGCGTTCGCTCATCCAGGAGTATCCGGGCGGGTTCCAGCCCAAGGTGCTCGCGGGGATCTCGGAGACGCTGCGCGGGATCTCGAGCGTGCCGGTCGTCCGCGGGTGGGTGGTGACGGCAGAGCGCGAGGGGCTGGCGCTGACGACGATCAAGGCCAAGGAGGGCGATCCGATCCTGGCGCAGTGGCAGCACGGTCTGGGCAAGGTCGTGGCGTATACGTCGGACGCGGCGACGCGGTGGAACTCGGACTGGGTCTCGTGGTCGAACTTCCGCTCATTCTGGGAGCAGCACGCGCGCTGGGCGATGAGGCCGACGGGGAGTGCGAACGTGCGCGCGTGGACGGAGTCGCGCGGCGACGAGACGGTGATCCGCGTGCAGGCGCTCGATTCGAATGGCGAGCGATTGGACTTCGCGAGATTCGCCGGGCGTATCGCGAGCCCCAAGGGGTCGGAGTCGTCCGAGGTGGAGTTCAAGCAGACGGGTCCGGGGATGTACGAGGCCGTGGTCTCCACGTCGCAGGCGGGGACACACGTCGCGGGGATCCGTTATGTCGCGCCGAACCCGATGGGCGAGGGGACGCTGGAGGGGAGTTTGCAGGTCGCGATCAATCGACCTTTTGCGGACGAGTATCGCGCGACACGCGACAACACGGCGCTCCTGGTCCAGGTCGCCAAGAGCACGGGCGGGCGGGTGCTGACGTTCGATCCACAGAAGGACACGGTGTGGGAGAAGGCGGGTCTCCGCGTGCCGGTCGCGCTCCGCCCGATCTGGCTGGCGCTGGCGCTCATCGGCGTGGGCGTGTTTCTCATGGATGTCGCGGTGCGACGCGTGCGGATCGATATTCCGGGAATGGTTCGCGCGGTGCGTCGCGGGATGGGGCGTGGCGCGGCGAAGAGTGGCGAGCAGATCACGTCCTTGAAGGCCGCACGGGCGACGGCGCGGCAGCGGATGTCGACGCGCGAGATGTCCCAGGCCGAGCGAGAGTCGGTCCGGGCTGCCGAGAGCGCGATGGCTGCGGCGAAGGTGAAGTTCGAGGCGTCGCCCGAGCGGGCGAAGAAGACCTCGGGCGAGGTGGCGCTCGGCGGCGCCGACGCGAGGCCAACGCCCACTACGCCCAGGTCGCCACAGAAAGATGGTGGCGCGTCGGACCCGGAGGGCATGAGCCGACTGCTCAAGGCCAAGCGCAAGGCCCAGGACGACATGCAGGATTAG
- a CDS encoding MoxR family ATPase, producing MCEEFRTTFQSLKGEIGKVVVGHSEVVEAVLIALFAGGNVLLEGVPGLGKTLLVRTLAQTLHLPFSRIQFTPDLMPADVVGTNIVMEDPDTGRRKFEFQKGPIFAQIVLADEINRATPKTQSALLEAMQERSVTVGGTTYALEKPFLVLATQNPIEQEGTYPLPEAQLDRFIFKIVVGYSKLDDLVTILDRTTGAANPDASRVMDGSRILSAQSLVRGVVVAPHVKEYVARLVLATHPGTATAAGGPEGVTNKYIRCGASPRGAQALLLGGKVKAMIEGRYNVGYADIKSIAAMCLRHRVLLNFEAEADKIDPDEIVRQIVQLTPTEPVKAGV from the coding sequence ATGTGCGAGGAGTTCCGCACGACCTTCCAATCGCTCAAGGGCGAGATCGGGAAGGTGGTGGTGGGGCATAGTGAAGTCGTGGAGGCGGTGCTGATCGCGCTCTTCGCGGGTGGCAACGTGCTGCTCGAGGGCGTGCCCGGGCTGGGCAAGACGCTGCTTGTGCGCACGCTGGCGCAGACGCTGCACCTGCCGTTCAGCCGCATTCAGTTCACGCCCGACCTCATGCCCGCGGACGTCGTGGGGACGAACATCGTGATGGAAGATCCCGACACGGGCCGGCGGAAGTTCGAGTTCCAGAAAGGTCCGATCTTCGCCCAGATCGTGCTCGCCGACGAGATCAACCGCGCCACGCCCAAGACCCAGTCGGCATTGCTCGAGGCGATGCAGGAACGCAGCGTGACCGTCGGCGGCACGACGTACGCGCTCGAGAAGCCCTTCCTCGTGCTCGCGACGCAGAACCCGATCGAGCAGGAGGGGACGTATCCGCTTCCCGAGGCCCAACTCGACCGGTTCATCTTCAAGATCGTGGTGGGGTACAGCAAACTCGATGATCTCGTGACCATCCTCGACCGCACGACAGGGGCCGCGAACCCGGACGCCTCGCGAGTCATGGACGGCTCACGCATCCTGAGCGCGCAATCGCTCGTGCGAGGCGTGGTCGTGGCGCCGCACGTGAAGGAGTATGTCGCGCGGCTCGTCCTCGCGACGCACCCCGGCACGGCTACGGCCGCCGGCGGACCAGAGGGCGTGACAAACAAGTACATCCGCTGCGGCGCGAGCCCGCGCGGGGCGCAGGCGCTGCTCCTTGGCGGCAAGGTCAAGGCGATGATCGAGGGTCGCTACAACGTCGGATACGCCGACATCAAGTCGATCGCGGCGATGTGCCTGCGTCACCGCGTGCTGCTGAACTTCGAGGCTGAAGCCGACAAGATTGACCCGGACGAGATCGTGCGTCAGATCGTGCAGTTGACGCCGACGGAGCCGGTGAAGGCGGGGGTCTAG
- a CDS encoding GxxExxY protein, with protein sequence MTRNQDIEAFEGVRTLRSGRVVPAEWNELSRRVIGAAMRVHTELGPGLPEKLYENALVLECARSGVVANRQVVVPVAYGQESIGEVRLDLVVEGVLVVELKAVESIADLHLAQLVSYLRAGKFPLGLLINFNVPHLRDGLYRRLNAEALPP encoded by the coding sequence ATGACTAGGAATCAGGACATCGAGGCCTTTGAGGGTGTGCGCACGCTTCGGAGCGGGCGTGTGGTGCCCGCTGAGTGGAACGAGCTCAGCCGACGCGTGATCGGCGCGGCCATGCGCGTGCACACGGAACTTGGGCCTGGTCTTCCCGAGAAGTTGTACGAGAACGCTCTCGTGCTGGAGTGTGCTCGTTCTGGTGTTGTTGCGAATCGACAAGTTGTTGTGCCGGTTGCATATGGCCAGGAATCCATCGGCGAGGTCCGCCTCGACCTGGTGGTCGAAGGTGTCCTCGTCGTTGAGTTGAAGGCGGTCGAATCGATCGCCGACCTCCATCTGGCGCAACTCGTGAGTTACCTCCGCGCCGGCAAGTTCCCTCTGGGCTTGCTCATCAACTTCAACGTTCCCCACCTCCGTGATGGTCTCTACCGCCGCCTCAACGCCGAAGCCCTCCCGCCCTGA